From Halorientalis litorea:
AACCACACACGGGCGGCGGTCACGGGCCACGCCGACAGTATCCTCGCGTGTGGTTCCCGCAACCTATTTCTTCGCTTACGGTCAAGGCACTGGCAAGAATGGGCTCTCTCACCGTGGAGTCGCTGCCGAGTTCCGGGCTCGGCGTGGTTAGAACATGAATCACAGTTCACCGACCGTGTTGGTCGTCGACGACAACAGGGCCATCGCGAACACCTACACTGCCTTCCTCTCGGACGAGTACACCGTCCGGACGGCCTACGACGGGTCGGAGGCGTTGGAGGAACTCGACCCCGACGTGGACGTGGTTCTCCTCGACCGCCGGATGCCGGAGGTGTCGGGCGACGCCGTCCTCGAAGAGATAGAGTCCCGCCAACTGGACTGTCGCGTCGTGATGCTCACCGCAGTCGACCCGGACTTCGACATCGTGGACATGGGCTTCGACGAGTACATCGTCAAGCCCATCGAGCGCGAGGAACTCAACGACGTAGTCCAAGAGATGGTCGAACGCTCCACGTACGACGACGATTTCCGGCGGTTCCTGACCTTGGTGTCGAAAAAGACCACGCTGGAGTCGGAGAAAGCAATCGACGAACTGGAGGCCAGCGAGGAGTACCAGAAAATCGAGGACCGCCTCGCGGAACGCCGTGAACAAGTCGGCGTCGACCTCTCGGACTTGGAGGAGAGTTTCGGCGACGAGTCACGCGCGGTCCACATTCCCGACGACGTTCGCGGCGACGACGGAGAGGACGACGTAGACGACGAGTGACACTGCCGGCGGCCGTCTTCTATCCCAGTCAGGTCTCACCGGCGAGTCGGCAGTATCCCCGTCGCTCGTGTGACTCCACTCCGGACTACACCTGCGGTTCGCCGGGTCAGGTTCGGAGGTGTGGCCCCGAGAGAGCAGTCGCTCGGTGGCTTGCTCCGGTAAGAATTTGCGTGGGTGCAGTCTCTTGGGACTCCACCTGCACTTTGCAGTGCGTGGGACCGGATTTGAACCGGCGGACCCCTACGGGACAGCGCCCTCAACGCTGCGCCGTTGGCCTGGCTTGGCTACCCACGCACGTTTGCTCTGTTGCACTCGTCGGTACTGGGTGATCCGATAAAAGGGCTTTCGTTTGGTCGCGCGAGAGCGGCCACGCGAAACGGACCTTTCAAATACTGCCCATCTACTACCCACCGGCATGGCTAAGTACTCGACCGGCGACGCAGGTGGCGGTGCCGGCGGGAGCTGTGAACTCTGCGGTGCGGACGACGCGGACCTCCGCACCGCGACCGTCGCCGGCGCGACGCTTGAGGTCTGTGGCGAGTGCGCCCAGCACGACGAATCCGGGGGCGGGTCCGACGACAGCGACCGTAGCGACCGAGACCGGAAACGCCGTGCGGCACAGAACACGGCACGCATCGACGACGCCCGCACGGGCGACTCCACACACTGGGAGAAAGAGGGGACCGACTACGAGGAGGACCAACTCCCGTATCTCGTCTCCGACTACGGCAAGGAACTGACCGCCGCTCGACAGGACGCGGGCCTCCAACTGTCGGAACTCGCCGCGGAACTGGACGTCGAAGAGTCCGACTTGCTCGCCATCGAGCAGGGTCGCGCGACGCAGGCGGGCGTGGGCGGGTCCGTGGTCGCCAAACTCGAGGACTTCCTCGACGTGGAACTGGCCGACGAGTAGCCACCCTGCCGACTTTTCACCCGACGCGCCCAACGGCGCGTATGGACCTCACACCCGAACAGGCCGCCATCCGCGAGACGGTCCGGGAGTTCGCCGTCGAGGAGATTCGACCGACGGCCCGGGACGCGGACGAGACAGCGACCTTCCCCGAAGACGTGTGGGACGGCCTCGCGGACCTCGAACTGACCGGGCTGACGGCCCCCGAGGAGTACGGCGGGTTCGACGCCGACCGGCTGACCTACGCACTCGTCAACGAGGAAGTCGCGTACGGGATGCTCGCGGTGGCGACGGCACTCTCCGTCCACTGTCTCGCCACCGCCTGCATCCGCGAGTTCGGCTCTCCCGACGTGCGCGAGGCGTGGCTTCCCGCGATGGTCGAGGGGCGACCCGTGGGCGCGTTCGCGCTCTCGGAACCCGACGCCGGGTCGAACCCGGCGGAGATGTCGACGGTCGCACGCCGGGACGGCGACGAGTACGTCCTCGACGGCACGAAACAGTGGATTACGAACGGCGAACGGGCGGGCGTCGTCGTCGTCTTCGCCAAGACGGACCCCGACGACCCCGGGAGCGTCACGCAGTTTCTCGTCCCGAAGGACACCGACGGCCTGCTGGTCGGGGACAGGGAGGACAAACTCGGCCTCCGGGCGAGCGACACCACGCAACTGACCTTCGACGGGGCACGGATTCCCGCCGAGTACCGACTCACCGAGGAAGGTGAGGGGCTGTCGGCGGCACTGTCGACGCTCACGGGCGGCCGCATCGGCATCGCCGCGCAGTCGGTCGGGTTGGCACAGGCCGCGCTGGACGAGGCCCTCGCGTACGCGGCCGACCGCGAGCAGTTCGACCGGCCCATCGGCGAGTTCCAGTCCATCCGGCACAAACTCGCGGAGATGCACACCGAGACACAGGCCGCCCGTCTGCTGACGCGGGACGCGGCC
This genomic window contains:
- a CDS encoding acyl-CoA dehydrogenase family protein; translation: MDLTPEQAAIRETVREFAVEEIRPTARDADETATFPEDVWDGLADLELTGLTAPEEYGGFDADRLTYALVNEEVAYGMLAVATALSVHCLATACIREFGSPDVREAWLPAMVEGRPVGAFALSEPDAGSNPAEMSTVARRDGDEYVLDGTKQWITNGERAGVVVVFAKTDPDDPGSVTQFLVPKDTDGLLVGDREDKLGLRASDTTQLTFDGARIPAEYRLTEEGEGLSAALSTLTGGRIGIAAQSVGLAQAALDEALAYAADREQFDRPIGEFQSIRHKLAEMHTETQAARLLTRDAARREDAGESVRTAASMAKYYASETAVDVTNEAVQIHGGYGYTTDFPVERLYRDAKVTTIYEGTTEIQKNVVARELL
- a CDS encoding helix-turn-helix domain-containing protein; this encodes MAKYSTGDAGGGAGGSCELCGADDADLRTATVAGATLEVCGECAQHDESGGGSDDSDRSDRDRKRRAAQNTARIDDARTGDSTHWEKEGTDYEEDQLPYLVSDYGKELTAARQDAGLQLSELAAELDVEESDLLAIEQGRATQAGVGGSVVAKLEDFLDVELADE
- a CDS encoding response regulator, which translates into the protein MNHSSPTVLVVDDNRAIANTYTAFLSDEYTVRTAYDGSEALEELDPDVDVVLLDRRMPEVSGDAVLEEIESRQLDCRVVMLTAVDPDFDIVDMGFDEYIVKPIEREELNDVVQEMVERSTYDDDFRRFLTLVSKKTTLESEKAIDELEASEEYQKIEDRLAERREQVGVDLSDLEESFGDESRAVHIPDDVRGDDGEDDVDDE